One region of Aythya fuligula isolate bAytFul2 unplaced genomic scaffold, bAytFul2.pri scaffold_46_arrow_ctg1_1, whole genome shotgun sequence genomic DNA includes:
- the LOC116501585 gene encoding olfactory receptor 6M1-like, giving the protein MGNATTVTEFILVGFPNSLEVEIVFFVVFLFVYLVTVLANALIIVLVYVDCHLHSPMYYFLSNFSFIEISTTSTLVPKMLANVLSEKKTISFAGCFSQLYFYFSLVAAEFLLFAIMSYDRYVAICHPLRYPTIMTGRVCNQLVLSAWVGGLLVILPSAVLRAGLPYCGPNVIEHYFCDSAPLLRLACTDIWVVELTDLVVSSVLLLGSLALTAASYVRIISTILWIPSNQGRQKASATCASHFVVVSLGFGISIFIYLRPPQMNSAHLNKILSVLSSIVTPLLNPFIFSLRNEQMKEALKRTLCKLLGMTKQVGNP; this is encoded by the coding sequence ATGGGGAATGCCACCACTGTGACAGAGTTCATCCTGGTGGGGTTTCCTAACAGCCTTGAGGTAGAGATTGTCTTCTTCGTGGTGttcctgtttgtttatttagtcACTGTCCTGGCAAATGCTCTTATCATCGTACTCGTATACGTAGACTGCCATCTCCATTCTCCCATGTACTACTTCCTCAGCAACTTCTCCTTCATCGAGATCTCCACAACCTCCACTCTGGTGCCGAAAATGCTGGCAAATGTTCtgtcagagaagaaaaccaTCTCCTTTGCGGGCTGCTTCAGCCAGCTCTACTTTTACTTCTCCCTCGTTGCAGCAGAGTTCCTCCTCTTTGCCATCATGTCCTATGACCGGTACGTGGCAATATGCCACCCGCTGAGGTATCCCACCATCATGACGGGAAGGGTGTGCAACCAGCTTGTCCTCTCCGCGTGGGTGGGTGGCTTGCTCGTGATCCTGCCATCAGCGGTGCTCAGAGCCGGGCTGCCCTACTGTGGTCCCAATGTCATCGAGCACTACTTCTGTGACAGCGCGCCTCTCCTGCGCCTCGCCTGTACGGACATTTGGGTTGTTGAGTTGACTGATTTGGTGGTGTCTTCAGTCCTGCTCCTCGGTTCCCTGGCACTGACTGCAGCGTCCTACGTCCGGATCATTTCAACCATACTCTGGATCCCGTCCAACCAGGGCAGGCAGAAAGCATCTGCCACTTGCGCTTCACATTTCGTCGTGGTTTCCCTGGGCTTTGGCATCTCCATCTTCATCTACCTCAGGCCGCCCCAGATGAACTCTGCGCACCTCAACAAAATCCTCTCTGTTCTCTCCAGCATCGTCACACCTCTTTTAAACCCGTTCATATTCAGTCTAAGGAACGAGCAGATGAAGGAAGCCTTGAAACGTACTTTGTGCAAGCTCCTGGGGATGACTAAGCAGGTGGGAAATCCATGA